In one Lolium rigidum isolate FL_2022 chromosome 3, APGP_CSIRO_Lrig_0.1, whole genome shotgun sequence genomic region, the following are encoded:
- the LOC124694877 gene encoding pumilio domain-containing protein C4G8.03c-like: protein MAVAAAATAPATVDDERPEEKEMDLLLSEIPQVTAPQGHRLGGGGPPPRHHGNSTPRHHAHGGDAYYAIAMTSRRDDGGHLPGGGGGGGFRVYPAPPSPFVGGAPTPLPQAADDPAEKLWLANQFRGLLVEDGAPAPANNAPPPDFSAAYFGYHFGAPGSSFHGEPLPPDQARAAAGYAAPPTRFTLGGGADVGLVGGHGAFPRALDASMGGFVYNRAGNGTGIGWGHPGHGHAEPFMLPGQQAAAPAEHNWGYLGSTGPIAFDPRGRSPKQQCEYGVPVPVAGNRYTKGFNQVEVFRREDGQNFDGKKNVPFLNRAKERRFQHHGNSRALELESPRMLRYENMVGVKGYIYFMAKDQNGCRFLQQKFEEEKHHVDVIFEGIIDHIAELMTNSFANYLIQKLLDVCDEEQRLRIIVVLTEDPVKLLRISLNTHGTRAIQKLIETVKTRKQIALIVSALEPGFMHLVNDLNGNHVIQKCLSNFGAEENKFIFDAAANHCFEMAIHRHGCCVLQKCITSARGENQAKLIVEVCAHAFQLAQDPFGNYVVQYVLDQRIPSANAHLASQFEGSYVYLSKQKVSSNVVEKCLKVFSDEDKAAIVFDLISVPHFEQLLQDPFANYVIHTALVNSRGHVHNALVEAIRPHEEALRTSPCCKRISRAISRR from the exons atggcggtggcggcggcggcaacggcgccCGCGACGGTGGACGACGAGAGGCCCGAGGAGAAAGAGATGGACTTGCTCCTCAGCGAGATCCCCCAGGTCACCGCCCCGCAAGGACaccgcctcggcggcggcggaccgccgccgcgccatcaCGGGAACTCCACCCCGCGCCATCACGCCCACGGCGGGGACGCGTACTACGCCATCGCCATGACTAGCCGCCGCGATGACGGTGGCCAcctgccgggcggcggcggcggcggcggcttccgcGTGTACCCGGCGCCTCCAAGCCCGTTCGTCGGCGGCGCGCCGACCCCGCTGCCGCAGGCGGCGGACGACCCGGCGGAGAAGCTGTGGCTGGCGAACCAGTTCCGCGGCCTGCTCGTCGAGGACggcgcgcccgcgcccgccaaCAACGCCCCGCCGCCAGATTTCTCCGCGGCCTACTTCGGCTACCACTTCGGGGCGCCGGGTTCCTCCTTCCACGGCGAGCCCCTGCCGCCTGATCAGGCCAGGGCGGCGGCCGGGTACGCCGCGCCGCCGACGCGCTTCACCCTCGGAGGAGGAGCGGACGTCGGCCTGGTGGGTGGCCACGGCGCCTTCCCTAGAGCCCTGGATGCCAGCATGGGCGGCTTCGTGTACAACAGGGCAGGGAACGGCACCGGCATTGGCTGGGGGCAccctggccatggccatgccgagcCGTTCATGCTTCCCGGGCAGCAGGCTGCCGCCCCCGCGGAGCACAACTGGGGCTATCTTGGCAGCACCGGCCCCATCGCCTTCGACCCCCGAGGCCGTTCACCGAAACAGCAATGCGAGTACGGCGTGCCTGTGCCTGTGGCTGGGAACCGGTACACCAAAGGCTTCAATCAGGTGGAGGTGTTCCGCCGCGAGGACGGTCAGAATTTCGACGGGAAGAAGAACGTCCCTTTCCTGAACCGTGCCAAGGAGAGGAGGTTCCAGCATCATGGCAACAGCAGGGCGCTGGAGCTGGAGAGCCCCAGGATGCTGAGGTACGAGAACATGGTTGGGGTCAAGGGCTACATCTACTTCATGGCCAAGGACCAGAATGGGTGCCGCTTCCTGCAGCAGAAGTTTGAGGAGGAGAAGCATCACGTGGATGTCATCTTTGAGGGAATCATCGACCACATTGCAGAGCTCATGACCAACTCCTTTGCCAACTATCTCATTCAGAAGCTTCTGGACGTGTGTGATGAGGAGCAGAGGCTCAGGATCATTGTTGTGCTCACAGAGGACCCTGTCAAGCTGCTCAGAATCTCTCTCAACACACATGG GACAAGGGCAATACAGAAATTGATAGAGACTGTTaagacgaggaagcagatagcACTCATTGTTTCGGCCCTAGAACCAGGCTTTATGCATCTTGTCAATGACCTTAATGGTAATCATGTCATACAGAAATGCTTGTCCAACTTTGGTGCAGAGGAGAACAAG TTCATATTTGACGCTGCTGCAAATCATTGTTTTGAAATGGCAATACATCGCCATGGCTGCTGTGTTTTACAAAAGTGCATAACTAGTGCACGTGGTGAAAATCAAGCAAAGCTAATTGTGGAAGTGTGTGCTCATGCCTTTCAGCTGGCTCAAGATCCATTTGG CAATTATGTGGTCCAGTATGTCCTGGACCAGAGAATTCCTTCTGCAAATGCACACCTGGCATCTCAGTTTGAAGGAAGTTATGTTTATCTCTCAAAACAAAAAGTGAGCAGCAATGTGGTGGAGAAATGCCTGAAGGTGTTCTCAGACGAGGACAAAGCTGCCATTGTGTTTGACTTGATCTCAGTGCCTCATTTTGAGCAACTGCTGCAAGACCCTTTTGCAAACTATGTTATTCATACTGCCCTTGTTAACAGCAGG GGCCATGTCCATAATGCCCTTGTTGAAGCAATCCGCCCGCATGAAGAAGCCCTTCGAACCAGTCCCTGTTGTAAGAGAATCTCTAGAGCTATCTCTAGGAGGTGA